In a genomic window of Wyeomyia smithii strain HCP4-BCI-WySm-NY-G18 chromosome 1, ASM2978416v1, whole genome shotgun sequence:
- the LOC129718470 gene encoding hexamerin-1.1-like — protein sequence MKTTALVVLAGLVAFAAGYVVVPEAKVTVADKEFLVKQKQLLEVFQHVHQHEVHTELWEVSKQYKVEENYDHYTNVEAVKEFVEMYKHGMLPFDEIFSIVHCTHREQVVALFHLFYYAKDWDTFYKSLVWARFHVNEGMFVYAATVAVLHRKDMAGLELPAPYEIYPYYFFNTDVIQKAAQFKMQGFYGMKKVDGVYTAVIPTNYTGWYMHTNVDQKVSYFTEDIGLNTYYYYFHTDYPFWMGGKQFGLYKDRRGELFLFTHQQLLARYYLERLSNDLGVIPEFSWYKPITTGYYPNLHYYNGISFPSRDNHHYVYTPENYYEVDELLDYEHRIMEAIDQGWIVDPKGNHIDLTKPESIEYLGNLIQQNPDSVNTRYYKYVGTIARTLLGASVEHVDDHKVIPGVLEHYETSLRDPMFYQLYKRIIHWYWEFKDHLPHYGYDEINFPGVKIESVEVNKLVTYFDRFDADITNAVDVEVFDEVTMKKTDIKKFGKIAHYQGEDFVIKARQWRLNHLPFTVKLNVVSDKAVKGVVRVYLGPKYDQYGHTYGVNENRENFVLLDVFPWNFVVGKNVISRESVSFSMYVQDRTTYFELYKWVMAAYNGEKTFPLDMTEAHCGMPSRLMLPKGKKGGMPFQLYFIVSPYHAPTTAQYEGYDWTLNCGVGSGARYVDSLPFGYPFDRHIDEKVWFTPNMYYYDTLIWHKNEKDINTVV from the coding sequence ATGAAGACGACCGCACTGGTAGTGTTAGCGGGTCTGGTAGCGTTTGCTGCCGGCTACGTTGTTGTTCCCGAAGCTAAGGTTACGGTTGCCGACAAGGAGTTTTTAgtgaaacaaaaacaactttTGGAAGTGTTCCAGCATGTTCACCAACACGAAGTCCACACCGAACTGTGGGAAGTTTCCAAGCAGTACAAAGTCGAAGAAAACTATGACCACTACACCAATGTGGAGGCTGTGAAGGAGTTTGTCGAGATGTACAAGCATGGAATGTTACCGTTCGATGAAATCTTCAGTATTGTGCACTGCACTCACCGTGAACAAGTTGTGGCCCTGTTCCATCTGTTCTACTACGCCAAAGATTGGGACACTTTCTACAAATCTCTGGTCTGGGCTCGTTTCCATGTGAATGAAGGTATGTTCGTTTATGCTGCAACGGTCGCTGTTCTGCATCGCAAGGATATGGCCGGCTTGGAGCTGCCTGCCCCGTACGAAATTTACCCGTACTATTTCTTCAACACTGACGTCATTCAGAAGGCAGCCCAATTCAAAATGCAAGGATTCTATGGAATGAAGAAGGTCGATGGTGTCTACACTGCCGTCATCCCCACCAACTATACCGGCTGGTATATGCACACAAATGTTGACCAGAAGGTTTCCTACTTCACCGAGGACATCGGTCTGAACACCTACTACTACTACTTCCACACTGATTATCCTTTCTGGATGGGCGGCAAGCAATTTGGCCTGTACAAGGACCGTCGTGGAGAATTATTCCTTTTCACACATCAGCAACTGCTCGCTCGGTACTATCTGGAGCGCCTGTCGAACGATCTTGGAGTGATCCCCGAATTTTCCTGGTACAAGCCAATCACCACTGGATACTATCCGAATTTGCACTACTACAACGGCATCAGTTTCCCGTCACGCGACAACCACCATTACGTTTACACACCGGAAAACTACTACGAAGTTGACGAGCTGCTAGACTACGAGCACCGCATCATGGAAGCCATTGATCAGGGTTGGATCGTTGATCCGAAGGGCAACCACATCGATCTAACCAAGCCAGAATCGATCGAGTACCTCGGAAACCTTATTCAGCAAAATCCGGACAGCGTAAACACTCGCTACTATAAATACGTCGGAACCATTGCTCGCACACTATTGGGAGCCTCCGTAGAGCACGTCGATGACCACAAAGTTATACCCGGTGTGCTGGAGCATTACGAGACCTCGTTGCGTGACCCGATGTTCTACCAATTGTacaagcgtatcattcactggTACTGGGAGTTCAAGGATCACCTACCACATTACGGGTATGATGAAATCAACTTCCCTGGAGTGAAGATTGAATCGGTTGAGGTGAATAAACTGGTAACCTATTTCGACCGTTTCGATGCTGACATCACTAATGCCGTAGATGTGGAAGTCTTCGATGAAGTTACGATGAAGAAGACTGACATTAAGAAGTTCGGAAAGATTGCTCACTATCAGGGAGAAGATTTCGTCATTAAAGCGCGCCAGTGGCGTCTGAATCATCTGCCATTCACCGTCAAGCTGAATGTAGTGTCCGATAAGGCTGTCAAGGGTGTTGTTCGTGTTTACCTGGGCCCGAAATATGACCAGTACGGTCATACTTATGGCGTGAATGAAAACCGCGAGAACTTCGTTCTGCTGGATGTGTTCCCGTGGAACTTTGTTGTTGGCAAGAACGTGATCAGCCGGGAATCAGTAAGCTTCTCGATGTACGTCCAGGACCGCACCACGTACTTTGAGCTGTACAAGTGGGTAATGGCAGCGTACAATGGCGAGAAGACCTTCCCGCTTGACATGACCGAAGCACACTGCGGAATGCCGTCCCGATTGATGCTACCGAAGGGCAAGAAGGGTGGAATGCCGTTCCAGCTGTACTTCATTGTTTCACCGTACCACGCTCCGACCACTGCACAGTACGAGGGTTACGACTGGACGCTGAACTGCGGTGTTGGCTCCGGTGCACGCTACGTTGACTCGCTACCGTTCGGCTATCCATTCGATCGGCACATTGATGAGAAGGTGTGGTTCACACCGAACATGTACTACTACGACACGCTTATCTGGCACAAAAATGAGAAGGATATCAACACCGTGGTGTGA